aaaaaaaaaaaaaatacatacatatataaataaataaataaatatataattatatataatcataagaaataaaatatatttgatatttattaaaaaaaaaaaatttttttttatagatTTTAAGGAATACATTAAGCTAATATATAAACcaattgaaaaaataattttctttcttttctaAATACTATACTATTActcatatataatatgttattaagtgcatattaattattattatattaaaagaacaGGAATCTTTAATGTTGTAttttataatgtatataatatatatatatatatatatatatatatttatttatttatttatttattttattttatgttattttttgttgggttgagaatatttttaaaaacgataaagtttttttttttttttaaataagttttaattaaaatgtGTAGAATAAGTAAATTGattagaaaatattttttctaaaaaacaaaaaaaaaaaaaaaaaaaaaaatacaaaaataaaaagaataaaaagaataaataaaataaaatttatataaatataaaaacattattcttgaaataatgatgatagAAGTACGTTGATAAAATCTGGATTGTCCATATATTCATAGGCGCTATCATTTTTGGTATCCCTTGGTTCAGGAAGCTGCAAAAATAAAGCAAAATAGAACaaggaaaaatattatttatatatcttacATACTACATAAagtttatttataatatatatatatatatatgtaggTAGGTAGGTAggtataatttttttcttaccATAAAATTAACTAAT
The Plasmodium reichenowi strain SY57 chromosome Unknown, whole genome shotgun sequence DNA segment above includes these coding regions:
- a CDS encoding hypothetical protein (conserved Plasmodium protein, unknown function), with amino-acid sequence NKKENKGKVLSNEPIPKLVNFMLPEPRDTKNDSAYEYMDNPDFINVLLSSLFQE